The sequence CCTAGCCGACATGAAAACCAGCTATCCCCAGCATCTAGTACGCTTGCTATCGGGTTCGCTTCTGCTGTTTTGCTTGCTGCTGGCAAACGGCGCTCCGGCACGGGCGGCAACGGCCGCCGCCAGCGCTGACACCGCCGCCAGCACGCCGGCCGCTCCCGCTGCCGCGCCAGCGCCGCTGGACTCGCTGTCCAAGGTGCTGCAAAGCAGTCCCGGCACGGGCAGCCTGGTGGCCACGCTGATCCAGGCCGAACAGCAGAACAGCAAGGCCTCGCCCGAACAGAAGGGTTTCATCGGCCTGATTTCCAATAGCCTCGACACTTTTCAGGCGCATCTGCATCAGGTCATCACGCCGGAAAAATTCTGGAACCGGCAGTTTTCGCTGGCCTGGCAAGACCTGTCGACCATCCTGCAGCGCCAGGAATCGGAAACCGGATGGCAGGCGCTGGCGGGCTTTCTCGAAATGCTGGCCTTGTTCGGCGCCGTCGCTATCGCCTTGCACTATATCGGCAAGCGGGTGCAACGGCATTTCAATATCCAGACGACGCTGTCGTCCGATCCCAGCATGAAGGAATTGCTGCTGTATATATGGCGCCACATCGCGCCGCTACTGCTGGCGCTGGTGGTGGAAATCTCGGTCACCATCAGCCTGGATGCGGCGCACGGGCAATCGCTGGGGCGGGTGCTGGCCACGGTGCTGCTGTACACCCTGGTCGGCGCGCGCCTGTTCCAGGCCATCTGCGCCATCATTTTTTCGCTGTCGCACGGCGGCCACCGCATGATCGCGGTGCACATCCTGTACCAGCGTGGTTTCAAGCTGCTCTTTGTCATCGGCTGCGCCGGCTGGCTCGGCGACGCCCTGGACAATCCGCACGTGAACCAGATCATCGGCGTCCACCTCTCGAGCGTGGTGGCGACCCTGGCCAGCCTGACGGCGGCGATACTGGGCGGGGTGTTCGCCCTGCTGTTCCGACGACCGGTGGCGCACATCATCCGCAACCGGCCGCGGGCGGTGCGGCGCGACCACCCGGCGCGCATGGAAACGCTGGAAGTGGTGGCGGCCGTCTGGTACCTGCCGGTGCTGCTGCTGAGCATCACCGTCAGCGTCGCCACCATCCTCGATCTGTCGACCAATAATTCAGCCCTGAATCACGCGCTGGCCAGTGCGGCGCTGCTGATCGCCATGTTTTTCATCGGTGCGCTGCTGCAGCGCATACGCGCCCGCAAGGCGACGGCCGGAGTGACGCGCCGCCAATCACCCTATATCCTGCGCCTCAGCAACGTCGGCTTCAGCCTGCTGCAGCTGGCCTTGTGGATCGGTTTCTTCGAATTGCTGACCAGGATCTGGGAACATTCGCTGCTGGAATTCGCCAACGCCACCCTGATCGGCCAGATGATCGTCTCGGCGCTGGGCAAGATTGGCCTGACGCTGGTGATCGCCTGGCTGATCTGGATCCTGCTCGACACCTTCATCCAGGAAGCCATCAACCCAACCCGCAACAGCCGCTACGCGCGCAAGAACCCGAGCACGCGCATGCGCACCATCCTGCCGCTGCTGCGCAACGCTCTGATGCTGATGATCCTGACCATCACCGTGATCACCACGCTGGCCAATCTCGGCATCAATGTGACGCCGCTGCTGGCCTCGGCCGGGGTGGTCGGGCTGGCTTTCGGCTTCGGTTCGCAATCGCTGGTGAAGGACCTGATCACCGGCGTCTTCATCCTGATGGAAGATTCGATGTCGGTCGGCGACTGGGTCGATGTCGGCAACGGCCATGCCGGCACGGTCGAGAACCTGACCATCCGCACCGTGCGCCTGCGCGACAGCAACGGCTCGGTGCATAGCGTGCCGTTTTCGCAGATCACGGCGATCAAGAACGACTCGCGCGAATACACTTATGCCTCACTCAAGCTGAGCGTCACCCACGATTCAGATGTCGACCAGGCGCTGCGCCTGATGCGCGAAACCGGCGCCGAGATGCTGGAAGACCGGCGCCTGCGGCGGCTGCTGCTGCAGCCGATCGAAATTTACGGGGTCAACGGTTTCGACTTGAACGGCGTAGCGCTGCTGGCCGGCATCCGTACCAAGCCGCAAACCCAGAGCGAGGTCATGCGCGGCTTCAACCTGCGCATCAAGAAAAAAGTGGATGACGATCCGAAGGTGCACTTCGCCACCGAGTGGGCGAATTTTCCGCTGACTGCGGTCGAGCCGCCAGCGTCGACGCCGGTGGAGAACGGCACGCCGGACTTACCGGCGGCCGGCTCCAAGGCCTAGGGCCTGGGAACTATTTGATGCGGCAGCTCAGCAGCCAGTAGTACTCCAGCCGCAGGATGCGCAGTTCGCGCGTGATCGGCGACAGTTTCTTGCGCAGGCCGCTGTCGGTCGGGAAATTCTTCATGACTTCATAGCGCTCGCCGTTGGGCAAAGTGCGAAACTGGTAGGTATTGCCTTCGGCATCGGTGCGGGCGATCGGCGTGCTCTGCTCTTCGACGTAGCCGTTGTCTATCATCACCAGCAAGATGTCCTTGCCAAGTTTTTCGCGCAGCTGGGCGATGAAACGGACCTGGTCCTGGCGTCCCACGTGCGACCACCAGAAGCCCAGGAAGCAGGCGCTGAACTTGCGGTCTGTCTCAAAGGTATTGATGTCTTGCAGCGCAAACGTGGCTTTGCCGGCCGGCAGCCGCTTGGCTTCGGCCAACGCAATCATTTCCGGATTGATATCGGTCGCCAGCACCGATTTCGCGGTGGCGGCGATCTGCTCGGTCCAGAAGCCGGTGCCGCATGCCAGTTCCAGCACGTCGTGGCCTTCCATCAGTTCCTGCACCCTGACCTGCAAGGTCAGCAATTCATCCTGGCGCTCGGGACGCTGGTAAATCTCTTCATATGTTGTAGCACGTTTGGCGTAATACGCCGCCATATCGGTATTAATCATTTTTTGGTTCCGCTTTCCTGTTCACCGTCTTGCTCACTCTTCTGCTCATTATTCAATTCCTTCACTTCTGCAATTTCTTTCACTTCTTCAATTCCTGTTTGCGGCATTGCAATCTGCGCCGGCATCACAGCGGCACATGCGACCCGGTAACGTTCCGACAAGGCGTCATACAGCGGCGGCGCAAAGAAACGCGAAACGCGGCTGGCGATCA comes from Collimonas pratensis and encodes:
- a CDS encoding mechanosensitive ion channel family protein; its protein translation is MKTSYPQHLVRLLSGSLLLFCLLLANGAPARAATAAASADTAASTPAAPAAAPAPLDSLSKVLQSSPGTGSLVATLIQAEQQNSKASPEQKGFIGLISNSLDTFQAHLHQVITPEKFWNRQFSLAWQDLSTILQRQESETGWQALAGFLEMLALFGAVAIALHYIGKRVQRHFNIQTTLSSDPSMKELLLYIWRHIAPLLLALVVEISVTISLDAAHGQSLGRVLATVLLYTLVGARLFQAICAIIFSLSHGGHRMIAVHILYQRGFKLLFVIGCAGWLGDALDNPHVNQIIGVHLSSVVATLASLTAAILGGVFALLFRRPVAHIIRNRPRAVRRDHPARMETLEVVAAVWYLPVLLLSITVSVATILDLSTNNSALNHALASAALLIAMFFIGALLQRIRARKATAGVTRRQSPYILRLSNVGFSLLQLALWIGFFELLTRIWEHSLLEFANATLIGQMIVSALGKIGLTLVIAWLIWILLDTFIQEAINPTRNSRYARKNPSTRMRTILPLLRNALMLMILTITVITTLANLGINVTPLLASAGVVGLAFGFGSQSLVKDLITGVFILMEDSMSVGDWVDVGNGHAGTVENLTIRTVRLRDSNGSVHSVPFSQITAIKNDSREYTYASLKLSVTHDSDVDQALRLMRETGAEMLEDRRLRRLLLQPIEIYGVNGFDLNGVALLAGIRTKPQTQSEVMRGFNLRIKKKVDDDPKVHFATEWANFPLTAVEPPASTPVENGTPDLPAAGSKA
- a CDS encoding class I SAM-dependent methyltransferase, coding for MINTDMAAYYAKRATTYEEIYQRPERQDELLTLQVRVQELMEGHDVLELACGTGFWTEQIAATAKSVLATDINPEMIALAEAKRLPAGKATFALQDINTFETDRKFSACFLGFWWSHVGRQDQVRFIAQLREKLGKDILLVMIDNGYVEEQSTPIARTDAEGNTYQFRTLPNGERYEVMKNFPTDSGLRKKLSPITRELRILRLEYYWLLSCRIK